From the Cryptosporidium parvum Iowa II chromosome 2, whole genome shotgun sequence genome, one window contains:
- a CDS encoding zuotin related factor-1 like protein with a DNAJ domain at the N-terminus and 2 SANT domains (orthologs in plasmodium) produces the protein MVRSILFALPPIPVGLHGELASGPVIQSSVAEFAFKKKIEPVGEAFFYRYEVKYSNKINFLKEKIKIESSIPINNIYSQEECKKKSKKISGNKSGNKLAKGVLSLARLKELVEEKETLYEKLGLDENVCVKEIKQAYRRLVLSHHPDKNKENSSDARSEEFLKIQEAYEILSDKNLRHAYDSALPFDDSIPSVYVSENNDFYEFKDFFSPIFRRNSRWSIVKPVPEIGNIDDNIEVIESFYEFWRGFQSNRDFSIHEEHELNHAECREEKRWMERQNFKIRSKYIRNEISRINRLVDLAYKNDPRIKQHFENLNKRKEEEKRKKLEQKKIEEEKKRLMDEQQKKKAIELKSAIKSLRVSIRNKMKNISDVNIFFDKFQKEDFSVCLKTIEDFDWIHIFLKNMHLTEAAQINSIEKINLKLWEEWLLKLDRFQLEQLDNFLNKWIEVFGENCSDDYLKKLYLIFTIKILNINNFDANKSLQPTKKINESNMSNLSNDYVTVNTENLSSDWTVSEMSLLAKALQKYPGGYKNRWDMISEYLKNTKTKEQILTKVKELSESEKLAKLSNEVKEDSAFDTFIQSNKGVLKKFDNIPDVRDYSGTSIINNSAKNDATQQKKEIDLWTRDQQCSLERALKQYPSSLPSNERWELISSCIPGKDSSQCLARYKLIRERLLKKQK, from the coding sequence atggTCAggtcaatattatttgctCTTCCTCCTATTCCTGTTGGGCTACATGGGGAATTAGCTTCTGGACCAGTGATTCAAAGTAGTGTTGCAGAGTTTgcttttaaaaaaaagatagaACCGGTTGGTGAAGCATTTTTTTACAGGTATGAAGTGAAATActcaaataaaattaactttttaaaagaaaaaattaaaattgagAGTTCGATTCctatcaataatatctaTTCTCAAGAAGAgtgtaaaaaaaaatctaagAAGATATCTGGAAATAAGTCAGGAAACAAACTTGCCAAGGGCGTTTTATCGTTGGCACGCCTGAAAGAGCTAGTTGAAGAAAAGGAAACTCTCTATGAAAAATTAGGGTTGGATGAAAATGTATGTGTTAAGGAAATTAAACAGGCATACAGAAGACTAGTGCTTTCACACCATCCTGATAAAAATAAGGAAAATAGTTCAGACGCAAGGTCCGAAGAATTTCTTAAAATTCAGGAAGCATATGAAATTTTGAGCGATAAGAATCTGAGGCACGCATACGATTCTGCATTGCCATTTGACGATTCTATACCAAGTGTTTACGTTAGcgaaaataatgatttttaCGAATTTAAAGACTTTTTTTCACCTATTTTTCGCAGAAATTCACGATGGTCAATAGTAAAACCAGTCCCTGAAATAGGAAACATTGATGACAATATTGAAGTTATTGAAAGCTTTTATGAATTTTGGAGAGGATTCCAATCGAATAGAGACTTTAGTATCCATGAAGAGCATGAGCTGAACCATGCGGAATGtagagaagaaaaaaggTGGATGGAACgacaaaattttaaaattcgctcaaaatatattagaaatgaaatttcTAGAATTAACAGGCTTGTCGATCTCGCATATAAAAATGATCCAAGGATTAAACAACACTTTGAAAATCTTAACAAGagaaaagaagaggaaaaGCGTAAGAAACTAGAACAGAAGAAAATTGAGGAAGAGAAAAAGCGTCTAATGGATGAAcaacagaaaaaaaaagcaattGAGCTAAAATCAGCGATTAAATCATTGCGAGTTTCAATAAGGaacaaaatgaaaaatatttctgatgtaaatattttttttgataaatttcaaaaggAAGATTTTTCAGTATGTTTAAAAACTATTGAGGATTTTGATTGgattcatatttttttaaaaaatatgcATTTAACTGAAGCAGCCCAAATCAATTccattgaaaaaattaatttaaagcTATGGGAAGAATGGCTCCTTAAATTAGATCGCTTTCAACTTGAGCAATTAGacaattttttgaataaatggATTGAAGTGTTTGGCGAGAATTGCAGTGatgattatttgaaaaaattatacttgatttttactattaaaatCCTTAACATAAACAATTTTGATGCAAACAAGTCTTTGCAACCTACGAAAAAAATCAATGAAAGCAATATGTCTAATCTTTCGAACGATTACGTAACTGTAAATACCGAAAATTTATCTTCTGATTGGACAGTTTCAGAAATGAGTCTGCTCGCAAAAGCTCTCCAAAAATATCCCGGTGGTTACAAAAATAGATGGGATATGATTTCCGAATACCTTAAAAATACGAAAACAAAGGAGCAGATATTAACAAAAGTTAAAGAGCTATCCGAGTCTGAGAAATTGGCGAAGCTTTCCAATGAAGTCAAAGAAGATTCAGCCTTTGACACATTTATTCAGTCTAACAAAGGcgttttaaaaaaatttgacaATATTCCCGATGTTAGAGATTATTCAGGTActtcaataataaacaataGCGCAAAAAATGATGCTACACAGcagaagaaagaaattgatCTTTGGACTAGAGACCAGCAATGTTCATTAGAGAGAGCATTGAAACAATATCCTTCTTCTTTACCTTCAAATGAAAGGTGGGAGTTAATCTCTTCTTGTATTCCAGGAAAAGATTCATCGCAATGTCTTGCTAGatacaaattaataagaGAACGGTTATTAAAGAAacaaaagtaa
- a CDS encoding pp2c; protein phosphatase 2C encodes MYNSSNQNISCKGKLALSGGHLSTLSTKNSAPSPSYIIGPSKQSATISGWNRLNSSSGSQITNFASFIHRRAGRISRSPSPVRGNINLKEIRSSRLELSTERSLEELSRQKLNSLLSIEKRNGNSNLGLSFGTISKEINSAKQIGESAICNEKSIYEENRELKKQISELKEIIICKEGENQMLKLKLELFHKEMIKFSGISLQGRESLPPLKVKARNNKHANKELDEDSFKLYVCGDYSNDDNEVFSRKKCIWRPCEELAKNNLTEMGISFACVKGKRINKSMVNQDDFCIVKLANNTLIIGVFDGHGRYGHKVAAIVRQKIIKGIQSIFLGGPFKFEENSQISDITYNHYLGSLEELNQKRIIISILKIFEGIQGYLEREGSFGTSGTSVTFAIIGFERLIMVQLGSSGGIIVDSNTGDTIYSTPRHDLSNIVEKERIIGNGATINENNRFSLNRIEEKKPQLFSITRSLGDSDGRVVGISNKPEIWEMKIEKGSSMKVILATDGFLKFSDEARIDYNKLCIQKELDSAVKKCQGFWLNSTNNTSVDDITVISCNISN; translated from the coding sequence ATGTACAATTCTTCAAATCAGAATATTTCCTGTAAAGGAAAGCTAGCATTATCAGGAGGCCACCTATCGACTTTGTCTACAAAAAATTCTGCTCCATCTCCAAGCTACATAATTGGTCCAAGCAAACAGTCTGCAACAATAAGCGGATGGAATAGATTAAACTCCAGTTCAGGATCTCAAATAACTAATTTTGCAAGCTTTATCCATAGAAGAGCAGGGAGAATTTCCAGATCTCCTAGCCCTGTAAGAGggaatataaatttaaaggAAATTCGAAGCTCAAGGCTTGAATTAAGCACTGAAAGATCACTAGAAGAGCTTTCAAGGCAAAAACTTAACTCACTTTTAAGCATTGAAAAGAGAAATGGAAATTCAAATCTCGGACTTTCCTTTGGAACTATTTCCAAAGAAATAAACTCAGCAAAACAAATAGGAGAATCTGCAATTTGCAACGAAAAAAGCATATACGAAGAAAACAgggaattaaaaaaacaaatatctGAATTGaaggaaataattatatgTAAAGAGGGAGAAAACCAAAtgttaaaattaaaattagaattatttcaCAAAGAAATGATTAAATTTTCCGGTATTTCACTACAAGGTAGAGAGTCTCTTCCACCCTTGAAAGTTAAAGctagaaataataaacacGCTAATAAAGAACTAGATGAAGATTCATTCAAACTTTATGTTTGTGGAGACTACTCAAATGACGATAATGAAGTGTTCTCTAGAAAGAAATGCATTTGGAGGCCGTGCGAAGAATTGGCCAAGAATAATCTTACAGAAATGGGAATTAGCTTTGCGTGTGTTAAGGgcaaaagaataaataaaagtatGGTGAATCAAGACGATTTTTGCATTGTAAAGCTAGCTAATAATACCTTAATTATTGGAGTTTTTGATGGGCACGGGCGTTATGGACATAAAGTTGCTGCAATTGTAAGGCAAAAGATCATTAAGGGAATACAAAGTATCTTTTTGGGTGGGCCTTTCAAATTTGAGGAAAATAGCCAAATTTCAGATATCACTtataatcattatttagGTTCACTAGAAGAACTTAAccaaaaaagaattattatttcgattttgaaaatattcgAGGGAATTCAAGGCTATTTAGAAAGAGAAGGTTCTTTCGGAACTTCTGGCACAAGCGTTACTTTTGCAATAATTGGCTTCGAAAGGTTAATTATGGTACAGTTAGGGAGCTCAGGGGGAATTATTGTAGATTCAAATACAGGTGACACGATTTATTCAACCCCAAGGCACGATTTAAGCAATATTGTTGAGAAAGAGAGAATAATAGGTAATGGAGCCActataaatgaaaataacagattttctttaaatcgtattgaagaaaaaaagcCACAACTTTTCTCTATTACAAGAAGTCTAGGAGACTCTGATGGAAGAGTAGTTGGGATTTCAAATAAGCCTGAGATATGGGAAatgaaaatagaaaaaggGAGTTCAATGAAAGTTATTCTGGCGACAGACGGGTTCCTTAAATTTTCAGATGAGGCAAGAATAGATTATAACAAGCTCTGCATACAAAAAGAGCTTGATTCAGCAGTAAAAAAATGTCAAGGCTTTTGGTTAAATTCGACAAATAATACGTCTGTTGATGATATTACTGTTATTTCGtgtaatatttcaaattaa
- a CDS encoding proteasome regulatory subunit Rpn7/26S proteasome subunit 6, PINT domain containing protein encodes MGIGNKLKEVLDLSMNPEELLQSVPDLKLSEKICQLDSKYCKFGEKESMKNEILSYIKKNSMAPLFKILSKDIKILDNDEKFLDVLIEDNNSELNEINEKIKDARENYGDVEVRNCHYKKLVFYSRIGSKEKSLQELEVAIEKTIGGFKLELLFLGIRTGFFWNDLNLISKYIKRAEDLFKTTSDWERKNRFKVYKAIYYLITRNFSAASELFLDSLTTFTAAELISFDRLIFYTIVSSIISIDRRTIKSKLLTSPDILKIALQPDNKFLLEFIESFYYGRYSQFFERLVNITYILQKDYYFNRHHKYYLRIVRSKAYIQYLEPYESVSILSMAESFGITQEFLEKDIVTFISSSKLSCTIDKVKQVIICSRNDKKINQYNELVQKGDLLLNRLQRLTRIIQV; translated from the coding sequence ATGGGTATTGGAAACAAGTTAAAAGAAGTGTTGGACTTATCTATGAACCCCGAGGAGTTGCTACAATCAGTCCCAGATCTAAAGCTTTCAGAAAAAATTTGCCAGCTGGattcaaaatattgtaaatttGGTGAGAAGGAATCAatgaaaaatgaaattctttcatatattaaaaaaaatagtatGGCCCCACTATTCAAAATTCTCAGTAAAGATATTAAGATTCTAGATAATGACGAAAAGTTTTTGGATGTATTAAtagaagataataatagtgAATTAAATGagattaatgaaaaaatcaAAGATGCAAGAGAAAACTACGGTGATGTAGAAGTAAGAAACTGCCACtataaaaaattagtaTTTTATTCTAGAATTGgttcaaaagaaaagagtTTACAAGAATTAGAAGTCGCTATTGAGAAAACAATAGGCGGATTCAAGTTAGAACTGCTTTTTCTTGGAATTAGAACAGGTTTTTTTTGGAATGATCTGAATCTAATTAGCAAGTACATTAAGAGAGCAGAGGACCTTTTCAAAACTACTAGTGACTGGGAAAGGAAAAATAGATTTAAAGTCTATAAGGCAATATATTATCTTATAACTAGAAATTTCTCTGCCGCTTCAGAACTATTTCTGGATTCGCTAACTACATTCACAGCAGCTGAACTAATTTCATTCGATCGtctaatattttatacAATAGTTTCGTCGATAATTTCCATAGACAGGAGAACCATTAAGTCAAAGCTACTAACTAGTCctgatatattaaaaattgcGCTACAACCAGATAACAAGTTTTTACTTGAATTCATCGAGAGTTTCTACTACGGAAGGTATAGCCAATTCTTCGAAAGGTTAGTCAACATCACTTATATACTACAGAAGGACTATTATTTTAATCGCCACCACAAGTATTATTTGAGAATAGTCAGGTCTAAGGCATACATACAGTATCTTGAGCCATACGAATCCGTTTCTATTTTGAGTATGGCAGAATCTTTTGGAATTACTCAAGAGTTTCTAGAAAAAGATATTGTAACTTTCATATCTTCTTCAAAACTCTCATGTACAATTGACAAAGTTAAGCAAGTAATAATCTGTAGTAGAAAtgacaaaaaaataaatcaatataaCGAGCTCGTTCAAAAAGGTGACTTATTGCTAAATAGATTGCAGAGACTTACGCGTATTATTCAAGTTTAG
- a CDS encoding cyclin 6 pcl7 — MKGDSEVSTNPNSKILGESVPEIKNYLHFPGEANLYPNQLMRRRIIVNDENGFKKSKCSVLDDLIIGDLNFLLRIIDAKYNAYTILKRIRLSEIVENYKVFEDKEVNEESNLLDVLHLFPKNYTSENKAINIHDSVLMDRYSFGRAMSDIMLILQCLPTRKANSEFCTLFDSEINPPISIKDYFARLSEYFLCSPSLFVLMFIYIKRIIDNNPSYIFDTKSAHRLMLATLVISVKLYDDKFLPNTHYAHVGGVSETELSRLEVDALLLMDFRLKVTIEEFVKFSYSLRFLGEVIKKYGIAFGDSNVI; from the coding sequence ATGAAAGGCGACTCTGAAGTTAGTACTAACCCCAATAGTAAAATTCTAGGAGAATCAGTCCctgaaataaaaaactaCCTGCATTTTCCCGGTGAAGCCAATTTATATCCCAATCAATTAATGCGCAGAAGGATAATTGTTAATGATGAGAATGGTTTTAAAAAGTCTAAATGCAGTGTTTTGgatgatttaataattggaGATTTAAACTTTTTACTAAGAATTATAGATGCTAAATATAATGCTTACACTATTCTAAAAAGGATAAGGTTGAGCGAAATAgttgaaaattataaagTTTTTGAAGATAAAGAAGTTAACGAAGAATCTAATCTCTTGGATGTATTACACCTTTTCCCCAAAAACTATACTTCTGAAAATAAAGCAATTAATATCCATGATTCAGTTTTAATGGACAGATATTCCTTTGGTAGGGCAATGAGTGATATTATGCTTATTTTGCAGTGCTTGCCTACAAGAAAAGCCAATAGCGAATTTTGTACTTTGTTTGACTCAGAGATTAACCCTCCCATTTCTATTAAAGATTATTTTGCAAGGCTTTCTGAGTACTTCTTATGTAGCCCATCTTTATTTGTGTTAATGttcatttatattaaaagaattattgaCAATAATCCATCATATATTTTCGACACGAAAAGCGCGCATCGCCTTATGCTGGCAACTTTAGTCATTTCAGTTAAGCTGTACGACGACAAGTTTTTACCAAATACTCATTACGCACACGTTGGAGGTGTTTCAGAGACTGAATTATCTAGATTGGAGGTAGACGCGCTACTACTCATGGATTTTAGATTGAAGGTAACAATAGAGGAGTTTGTCAAATTTTCTTATTCATTAAGGTTTTTAGGAGAagtaataaagaaatatgGCATAGCTTTCGGAGATTCAAATGTAATATGA
- a CDS encoding integral membrane protein — protein sequence NNNVSIYYKIYLTYSIFIWYIFLNALIIGFFIVTYGLSIYLLNLFIGFLSPQIDPEEEGMVLPMHDTQEFRPFERRLPEFKFWISATKATIASIFLTFFEVFDLPVFWPILLIYFIFLFILTMRQQIQHMIKYRYVPFSWGKQTYGDITKGKPTINKKTSLGGIG from the exons AATAATAACGTTTcgatttattataaaatatatttaacttattctatatttatttggtatattttcttaaatGCACTAATTATAGGTTTTTTTATAGTTACATATGGCctttcaatttatttattaaatttattcattgGGTTTTTGTCTCCGCAAATTGATCCAGAAGAAGAAGGTATGGTTCTTCCCATGCATGACACTCAAGAGTTCAGACCATTTGAAAGGAGGCTTccagaatttaaattttggatATCTGCAACAAAAGCGACTATTGcttcaatatttctaaCATTCTTTGAAGTGTTTGACCTGCCTGTTTTCTGGCCGATACTTCtaatttactttatttttttgttcatTTTGACAATGAGACAGCAAATTCAG CATATGATAAAATACCGTTATGTTCCTTTTTCATGGGGGAAGCAAACGTATGGAGATATTACAAAGGGAAAACCAAcaataaataagaaaacAAGCCTGGGGGGAATAGGC
- a CDS encoding hypothetical protein (similar to Sestrin 1 (p53-induced protein PA26)) codes for MDNGFPISLLLVNYKEFVSIFLDIPNWGRLKSNSIGRYIENRVNVIQKQILLNGETSYWKFEQSLCILLRLSTCLNPYSDIRESISNSWQSIINSLNETWSIGSRRDEDPKKLLTEYSSTLFYTKIKDIHPDLLFNITLGGSSISIREAIKIFTSENSENNQHCLPCGRFISPEYLVPGTPGFFPNKFYLDENETFWKDVFNTFYGRIPSVFRIVYILPEYAKALLKSYKINMEDQNFGALPLHYRHFIGILCSSLYDNDYMIKLEMQMYIFNNGPIEWLENPSDSLPVKFFALFEFLKCITFEPAYISNELMNHLIGEVSDTQVWTITELCHILCIVTTIQSISQLSCSFGITSMDHWELGPDPLEGPNCDGNTCYKPNPATMKDCFEYRKVISSNFFHENSNPDSLTTSYYKEILSEYIDVEKEEKNYTHRIKNNHSTSNTNKNMSMPKLSFLKLPIFSLNKIYNLRLFSQINSFIDLKWILDSSISVKLKRKQINEGKDYSNSDRTPLFSDSQIRSNEYLQEYTQINTKNFNDNEKNLESEYHSKQKYEGEVSTLIRIKDLLNHFPPQGDILGISKDEIPLFRSNSDKHKADRVLLSSVMNSKPKLQFNSLSGRFKHISNFIGIESPNLVLNKLESNKKFSFKDNEKTFEFRKNKKELKNGCLTNKNAHFMSMLNSFSIQMLEYEFYSETAWSILSIYSGECSKCIKDELDILLYNCNKNITTICDIYKVPTTNPIRSSIWSYVFKLCGIVKFEMTELVHNSFLPLELKVLLKKTIRSPQRILRSDFERCRIVFSYTELIYYLIVVCKAKQAVTIICSIQSLSNILKGVK; via the coding sequence ATGGATAATGGTTTTCCAATATCTCTTCTTTTAGTTAACTATAAGGAATTTGTTAGTATTTTTTTGGATATTCCAAACTGGGGAAGACTAAAATCAAATAGTATTGGAAGATACATAGAAAATAGAGTCAACGTAATACAGAAACAAATATTGTTAAATGGAGAAACAAGTTACTGGAAATTTGAACAATCTTTATGCATTCTTCTTCGCTTATCAACTTGCCTAAATCCCTACTCAGATATTCGAGAGTCTATTTCCAATAGTTGGCAATCAATTATCAACAGTTTGAATGAAACGTGGTCAATTGGTTCAAGAAGAGACGAGGACCCAAAGAAGTTATTAACAGAGTATAGTAGCACATTATTTTATACGAAAATCAAAGATATACACCcggatttattattcaacaTCACCCTGGGAGGAAGTAGCATTTCAATTAGAGAAgcaatcaaaatatttacatcAGAAAATAGCGAAAATAATCAACATTGTCTTCCTTGTGGAAGATTCATTTCTCCAGAGTATTTAGTTCCTGGTACCCCTGGGTTTTTTCCTAACAAGTTTTATTTAGATGAGAACGAAACTTTTTGGAAAGATGTTTTCAATACATTTTATGGGAGAATTCCGTCTGTATTTAGAATTGTTTACATACTTCCAGAATATGCAAAAGCGCTACTCAAATCttacaaaataaatatggaAGATCAAAACTTTGGTGCTTTACCACTACACTACCGTCACTTTATTGGGATTTTATGTTCATCTTTATACGACAACGATTACATGATCAAATTAGAAATGCAaatgtatatatttaacAATGGTCCAATTGAATGGTTGGAAAATCCTTCAGATTCTCTACCAGTTAAATTCTTTGCgctttttgaatttctaAAATGTATTACATTTGAACCTGCCTACATTTCTAATGAACTTATGAACCATTTGATAGGAGAAGTTTCAGATACTCAAGTTTGGACAATAACAGAACTATGCCATATTTTATGTATTGTTACAACAATACAATCAATATCGCAATTGTCATGTTCATTTGGAATAACATCTATGGATCATTGGGAGCTTGGCCCAGATCCATTGGAAGGACCGAATTGCGATGGGAATACATGCTACAAACCAAACCCAGCCACTATGAAAGATTGCTTTGAATATCGAAAGGTAATCTCATCGAATTTCTTTCatgaaaattcaaatcCCGATAGCTTAACAACATCATActataaagaaattttatCAGAATATATAGATGTAgaaaaggaagaaaaaaattataccCATCGTATAAAAAACAATCATTCAACTTCAAAtacaaacaaaaatatgtCAATGCCAAAATTAAGTTTTTTAAAGCTTCCAATTTTCAGTTTAAACAAGATTTACAACCTTAGATtattttctcaaataaATTCCTTTATAGATTTAAAGTGGATATTAGATAGCTCAATTAGTGTAAAGTTAAAAAGGAAACAAATTAACGAGGGGAAAGACTACTCTAATTCAGATAGAACGCCCTTATTTTCAGATAGTCAAATTAGATCCAATGAATATCTGCAAGAATACACTCAAATCAACACTAAGaattttaatgataatgaaaaaaatcttGAGAGTGAGTATCattcaaaacaaaaatatgaaGGAGAGGTTTCAACTTTGATTAGAATAAAGGATCTGCTTAATCACTTTCCGCCCCAAGGCGATATTTTAGGTATTAGCAAAGACGAAATTCCTCTATTCAGATCAAACTCTGACAAGCATAAGGCTGATCGAGTTCTTCTTTCCTCTGTGATGAATTCTAAACCAAAATTGCagtttaattctttatccGGAAGATTCAAACATATAAGCAACTTTATTGGGATAGAAAGCCCTAATTTAGTTCTAAATAAGCTGGAATCCAACAAAAAATTTAGTTTTAAAGACAATGAAAAGACCTTTGAGTTtagaaaaaacaaaaaagaattgaagAATGGATGCcttacaaataaaaatgcaCACTTCATGAGCATGCTTAATAGTTTTTCAATTCAAATGCTAGAATATGAATTCTATTCTGAAACTGCATGGTCTATTTTATCGATTTACTCAGGAGAATGCTCAAAGTGTATTAAGGACGAATTAGACATTCTTTTATATAACTGCAATAAGAACATTACAACAATTTGTGATATTTATAAGGTTCCCACAACTAATCCCATAAGGTCTTCAATCTGGAGCTACGTATTTAAACTATGTGGAATtgtcaaatttgaaatgaCAGAATTGGTTCACAACAGCTTCCTTCCCCttgaattaaaagtttTGCTCAAAAAAACAATTCGATCTCCTCAGAGAATCCTACGCTCAGACTTTGAAAGGTGTAGAATAGTTTTTTCATATacagaattaatatattaccTAATAGTCGTATGCAAGGCAAAACAAGCTGTAACTATAATCTGTTCAATACAAtcattatcaaatattttaaaggGTGTTAAGTGA
- a CDS encoding glutamate 5-kinase, ProB like, PUA domain at the C-terminus has protein sequence MVKFGAYIIENNDNGPQLIRREKSGPLIVLKVGTSTLTNSRTGKLSVSNIGALVETVCDLMDKGCRVVLVSSGAVGAGLLHMNIREKPNKLHLKHAIAAIGQPLLMRVYEDFFSMRGAKVAQLLMTRSDFVNKDRFIDFKNTLLDLIHWNVVPIINENDSVTTIDLHFGDNDTLAAYCAIAISADWLILATDVDALFTKNPRLHRDAVPILKVNNIDSIIHMENDVSDENCGTNFGTGGMRTKIFAARIAAAAGISTFLVNGSHPNRLLQLVDSIDFKLNKAHNNNAISSYYSSTSEANDLENVSLCESLDMNSSSMESLADTKTCFEHSYSSIVGNFIEETPESTQVDNGIITCALEELYQGEYIGTIFARQALTQSMKNHKRWIMSLPISGKIFLDKGAIKSVTADSKSLFSVGIVNVKGKFETGDVVSIICDGDNDEREIARCVSNFNSELLKKIMGKKSCELNELLGLNSQGIVSDRANIIKL, from the coding sequence ATGGTTAAATTTGGTGCATACATTATAGAGAACAATGATAATGGACCACAATTAATAAGAAGAGAAAAGTCTGGGCCATTGATTGTCTTAAAGGTTGGAACATCAACTTTAACAAATAGCAGGACAGGCAAACTTTCGGTTTCAAATATCGGTGCGTTGGTGGAAACAGTATGTGATTTAATGGATAAGGGATGCAGAGTTGTATTAGTGTCTTCCGGAGCTGTTGGAGCTGGATTGCTTCACATGAATATCAGAGAAAAACCAAATAAGCTTCACCTGAAACATGCAATAGCTGCTATTGGCCAGCCACTACTAATGAGAGTTTATGAAGACTTTTTTTCTATGAGAGGCGCTAAGGTTGCTCAATTACTAATGACTAGATCAGACTTTGTCAACAAAGATAGATTTATTGACTTTAAGAACACACTATTGGATTTGATACATTGGAACGTTGTcccaataataaatgaaaatgactCTGTAACAACTATTGATCTTCATTTCGGCGATAATGATACACTAGCAGCTTACTGTGCAATTGCAATATCAGCAGATTGGTTAATATTGGCTACTGATGTTGATGCGCTTTTTACAAAAAATCCTCGACTTCATAGAGATGCTGTTCCAATACTAAAAGTAAACAATATTGATTCAATTATTCATATGGAAAATGACGTTTCAGATGAAAATTGTGGCACTAATTTTGGAACTGGAGGCATGAGAACTAAGATTTTTGCTGCGAGGATTGCGGCTGCAGCCGGAATTTCAACATTTTTAGTGAATGGGTCGCACCCCAACAGACTATTGCAACTAGTAGACTCAATAGATTTTAAACTGAATAAGGCTCATAATAACAATGCAATAAGTTCGTATTATAGTTCTACTAGTGAAGCCAATGATTTAGAAAATGTTAGTCTGTGTGAAAGCTTGGATATGAATTCTAGTAGCATGGAAAGCCTTGCTGATACAAAAACATGTTTCGAGCATTCCTACTCCTCTATAGTTGGTAACTTTATCGAGGAAACCCCAGAATCAACACAAGTAGATAATGGCATAATTACATGTGCTTTGGAAGAACTATATCAAGGAGAATACATTGGTACTATTTTTGCTAGGCAGGCTCTAACTCAATCTATGAAAAATCATAAAAGGTGGATAATGAGCCTACCTATTTCTgggaaaatatttcttgatAAAGGAGCTATCAAATCTGTTACTGCCGACTCAAAATCCCTTTTTTCTGTGGGAATTGTCAACGTGAAGGGTAAATTTGAAACAGGAGATGTTGTTTCCATTATTTGCGACGGAGACAATGATGAAAGAGAAATTGCAAGATGTGTTTccaattttaattctgaaCTACTTAAGAAAATAATGGGTAAAAAGTCTTGTGAATTAAATGAGTTGTTAGGATTAAATTCTCAAGGAATTGTTTCCGATAGGgcaaatataataaaactataa